In Chroogloeocystis siderophila 5.2 s.c.1, a genomic segment contains:
- a CDS encoding ferredoxin reductase family protein, which translates to MFQKKIWVVGIFWIALHLLLTLSPLLILLIQPAPSGRGFWIEFSAAFGYVGLAMMMLQFALTARFDAIAAPYGIDIVLQYHRYITQVAFALILAHPIILFFHDRQYLQALNFFATPWRAKFAIISTIALILLVVTSVWRQKLKLNYEVWRVSHGIFAVTAVGLGLAHAFGVNYYLVLPWKALLWTLLALVAFGSLIYVRLLKPWLMMQKPYRVETVVPQRGNAWTLVLRPQGHEGIRFSPGQFAWLTLDRSPYHIQQHPFSFSSNGDRTDQVALTIKAVGDFTNKIKHIQPGTKAFLDGPHGAFTPDHFSFSGLVLIANGVGVTPMFSILVTFAQRGDRRPIHLIYANASWENVAFREELEYLNKQLESLSVTHVIKKPPENWVGESGYINQDLLARHIPRDREGWRYFLCGSPRFLAEVEKALHELEVPAKYIHIEHFNLV; encoded by the coding sequence ATGTTTCAAAAGAAAATCTGGGTTGTAGGAATATTTTGGATAGCTTTACATCTTTTGTTAACCCTTTCTCCGTTGTTGATTCTGTTGATTCAGCCAGCGCCAAGCGGGAGGGGCTTTTGGATTGAGTTTTCTGCGGCTTTTGGATATGTAGGCTTGGCAATGATGATGCTGCAATTTGCACTGACAGCGCGTTTTGATGCGATCGCGGCTCCTTACGGTATTGATATTGTTCTGCAATACCATCGCTATATCACCCAAGTCGCATTTGCTTTAATCCTTGCTCATCCGATCATTTTATTTTTTCACGATCGTCAATACCTACAAGCGCTCAACTTTTTTGCGACTCCTTGGCGAGCAAAATTCGCTATTATTTCGACGATCGCTTTAATACTACTTGTTGTCACTTCGGTATGGCGACAGAAACTCAAGCTCAACTATGAAGTGTGGCGGGTGAGTCACGGAATTTTTGCTGTAACTGCGGTAGGGCTAGGGCTAGCTCACGCTTTTGGCGTGAACTACTATCTTGTCCTTCCTTGGAAAGCTTTACTGTGGACGCTATTAGCGCTTGTGGCGTTTGGTTCATTGATTTATGTCCGTTTGCTCAAGCCGTGGTTGATGATGCAAAAACCCTATCGGGTAGAAACTGTGGTTCCACAACGAGGTAACGCTTGGACACTCGTACTGCGTCCGCAGGGACATGAAGGTATTCGTTTTTCTCCAGGACAATTTGCTTGGTTAACGCTTGATCGCTCTCCTTATCACATTCAACAGCATCCGTTTTCGTTTTCTTCTAACGGCGATCGCACCGATCAAGTCGCACTCACAATCAAAGCTGTTGGTGATTTTACAAACAAAATCAAACACATTCAACCAGGGACAAAAGCTTTTCTTGATGGTCCCCACGGTGCTTTTACTCCAGATCATTTCAGCTTCAGTGGCTTAGTTCTCATCGCCAACGGTGTAGGTGTTACACCAATGTTTAGCATTCTCGTTACCTTTGCTCAACGCGGCGATCGCCGACCAATTCACTTAATTTACGCCAATGCTTCCTGGGAAAATGTGGCTTTCCGCGAAGAATTAGAATATCTCAACAAGCAATTAGAGAGCTTGAGTGTAACTCATGTAATCAAAAAGCCTCCTGAAAATTGGGTAGGGGAATCAGGCTATATCAATCAGGATCTACTAGCACGACATATTCCGCGCGATCGCGAAGGCTGGCGCTATTTTCTTTGTGGTTCGCCCCGCTTTTTAGCTGAAGTCGAAAAAGCCTTACACGAGTTAGAAGTTCCCGCCAAATACATCCATATAGAACACTTCAATCTTGTTTGA
- a CDS encoding DUF7453 family protein — translation MSRYKFTQISQISTSHSVFRGSAINDKGTVIFEGFVDQNLPPSGIFTGSGGGNTKVVDGSPINHIFFSSTINNNNTKSFIGVFYSPDYAQSYTGVFTEKNGKITTIVDSNREFGYFSHAKLNNQGAIVFNALLDTTEAGIFVNQNGKTTKIASSRDRFSNFNVGFRTVGTDGPASAFSVPSINDAGTVAFHATLDTGATGIFLGRGKGTVKVADSTGRFRSFSSPVINNNGTVAFLAQLNNGKHGIFKKRRDQEIETYIDDSGPFSFFQSIPALNDQGQIAFLAYLHAGGGSGIYTGKNPVTNKVIAVGDPLANSKVVDLVIDGRGLNNTGQVTFEALLENGQTAVFRADPVSNANVGGVSVLALSMFAILGLCWRRRNR, via the coding sequence ATGTCTCGGTACAAGTTTACCCAAATCAGTCAAATTAGTACTTCCCATAGCGTATTTAGAGGTTCTGCTATCAATGATAAAGGAACCGTAATTTTTGAAGGTTTTGTCGATCAAAATCTTCCACCAAGCGGAATCTTCACAGGTTCAGGAGGCGGAAATACAAAAGTTGTTGATGGTAGCCCTATTAATCACATTTTCTTCAGTTCTACTATCAATAACAACAACACCAAGTCATTTATTGGCGTTTTTTATAGTCCAGATTACGCTCAATCTTATACAGGTGTTTTTACTGAGAAAAATGGAAAAATTACTACTATTGTTGATAGTAATCGTGAATTTGGTTACTTTAGCCATGCCAAGTTAAACAATCAAGGCGCAATAGTTTTTAATGCGCTTTTAGATACAACAGAAGCAGGAATTTTTGTTAATCAAAATGGTAAAACAACAAAGATTGCTTCTAGCCGCGATCGCTTTAGTAACTTTAACGTTGGCTTTAGAACCGTAGGAACTGATGGTCCTGCTAGTGCTTTTAGTGTACCATCTATTAATGACGCTGGCACGGTTGCGTTTCACGCTACTTTAGATACAGGAGCAACTGGAATCTTTCTTGGTAGAGGTAAAGGAACTGTTAAAGTTGCTGACAGTACTGGTAGATTTAGATCTTTCAGTTCACCAGTTATCAATAATAATGGCACGGTTGCCTTCTTAGCTCAGTTAAATAATGGTAAGCACGGTATCTTTAAAAAGAGACGAGATCAAGAAATAGAAACGTATATTGACGATAGTGGTCCTTTTAGCTTTTTTCAATCAATTCCTGCACTTAACGATCAAGGTCAGATTGCCTTTTTAGCTTATCTTCATGCAGGAGGTGGTAGTGGCATTTATACAGGGAAAAACCCTGTAACCAACAAAGTTATTGCTGTTGGCGATCCTCTTGCTAATTCTAAAGTCGTGGATCTGGTGATTGATGGACGCGGATTAAATAATACTGGTCAAGTTACGTTTGAAGCCCTTCTAGAAAATGGTCAAACCGCAGTTTTTCGCGCCGATCCTGTCTCTAATGCTAATGTTGGGGGTGTTTCAGTATTGGCTTTAAGTATGTTTGCTATATTAGGTTTATGCTGGCGTAGGCGAAATAGATAG
- a CDS encoding glycoside hydrolase family 5 protein: protein MASGLTGIARDRLHAASPTAVQPSRLQTLSKGFNLGHWQRHNLADGYYTLATLQQYKRLGLTYTRLPVVLSTFFDNKNPGVLKTDSLVTLDAIVRLHAQVGLGIILSPFNHPKSLYSDSAVLAKFVAFFKAFATHLRNTDPEKVFLEVMNEPNAETPQAWDRVQVELIKAMRTGAPHHTIIASSNVSATANDWNNARSLPLTRIVADKNVVYNFHFYEPFVFTHQGASWGWRATQFMKNIPYPANLTTVTPLLHAIQDTEAKKAVEHYAQQQWNRDKLITLLFPVANWARTHNVAVLCNEFGAIPWTVPRGSLLRYLKDVRQVLESLGIGWGQWFELDVYDAEIMQALGLKPIRH, encoded by the coding sequence ATGGCTTCTGGGCTAACAGGGATTGCGCGCGATCGCCTCCATGCTGCATCACCTACCGCAGTTCAACCAAGCCGATTACAGACTTTATCTAAAGGTTTTAACCTCGGACACTGGCAACGACACAACCTCGCTGATGGATACTATACATTAGCAACATTGCAGCAGTACAAGCGCTTAGGACTAACTTACACGCGCCTACCTGTTGTTTTATCAACATTTTTCGATAACAAGAATCCTGGTGTTTTAAAGACTGATTCGCTAGTGACTCTCGATGCGATTGTGCGTCTCCACGCTCAAGTAGGGTTAGGAATCATCTTATCGCCATTTAATCATCCCAAATCGCTGTATTCTGATTCTGCTGTACTTGCTAAGTTTGTTGCATTCTTTAAAGCTTTTGCAACTCATCTGCGCAATACCGATCCCGAAAAGGTGTTTTTGGAAGTGATGAACGAACCGAATGCAGAAACACCTCAAGCTTGGGATCGGGTACAAGTTGAGTTAATTAAAGCTATGCGCACAGGCGCACCCCACCACACAATTATTGCCAGTTCCAATGTGAGTGCGACTGCAAACGATTGGAACAACGCGCGATCACTTCCTCTGACTCGCATTGTTGCAGATAAAAATGTAGTCTATAACTTCCACTTCTACGAACCATTTGTTTTTACCCACCAAGGTGCTTCCTGGGGATGGCGTGCTACACAATTTATGAAAAATATCCCCTATCCTGCAAATCTTACTACAGTGACTCCTCTACTCCATGCAATTCAAGACACTGAGGCGAAAAAAGCAGTGGAGCATTACGCTCAACAACAATGGAATCGAGATAAACTGATAACGCTTCTATTTCCAGTTGCCAATTGGGCAAGAACTCACAACGTCGCAGTTTTATGCAATGAATTTGGTGCAATTCCTTGGACAGTTCCGCGTGGTTCGCTACTACGCTACCTCAAAGATGTGCGACAAGTTTTAGAATCGTTGGGAATTGGCTGGGGACAATGGTTTGAGTTAGATGTGTATGATGCAGAAATCATGCAAGCACTTGGATTAAAACCAATTCGCCATTAA
- a CDS encoding glycosyltransferase family 2 protein, with translation MKKVTVIVPVYKVEKYIATAVASVVAQTYQNWELLIVDDGSPDASVAICQQFNDPRIQIIHQANRGVSAARNTGIRHAQGEIIAFLDGDDVWLPQKLEKHLAHLESSPSVGVSFCRSAFIDESGNFLGTFMMPKLKNITPSYLLIDSVVGNGSAAVMRREVIEDSAMQGCYFDEQLHHAEDLEYWLRIAIQTSWQIEGIPEALTLYRVHPQGASQNLFKQFESLEKVLAKTRTYAPELVAQCDRPAKAYQLKSLARSAIRMHSGTVAVNLMHQALVTHWSIWKEPRRTLMTLVAAYLLWFLPQSFYHQIETIAQRMIGTVQKYRIRHARPSI, from the coding sequence ATGAAAAAAGTAACAGTGATCGTACCGGTGTACAAAGTCGAGAAGTATATCGCTACAGCAGTAGCATCGGTGGTAGCACAAACATATCAAAACTGGGAATTGTTAATAGTCGATGATGGTTCACCGGATGCGAGTGTGGCGATTTGTCAGCAGTTTAACGATCCGAGAATTCAGATTATTCACCAAGCAAATCGTGGCGTATCCGCAGCACGCAACACTGGAATTCGTCATGCGCAAGGTGAGATTATCGCGTTTTTAGATGGCGATGACGTGTGGCTACCACAAAAGCTAGAAAAACATCTGGCGCATCTGGAATCATCCCCCAGTGTGGGTGTGAGCTTTTGTCGCTCGGCTTTTATTGATGAATCGGGCAATTTCCTCGGTACATTTATGATGCCCAAACTCAAAAATATTACACCGTCGTATCTTTTAATCGATAGTGTCGTTGGGAATGGTTCGGCAGCTGTCATGCGGCGAGAAGTGATAGAAGATAGTGCAATGCAGGGTTGTTATTTTGACGAGCAATTGCATCATGCTGAGGATTTAGAATATTGGCTGCGCATTGCGATTCAAACGTCTTGGCAAATCGAGGGAATTCCTGAAGCGCTCACATTATATCGCGTGCATCCTCAAGGGGCTTCGCAAAATTTATTTAAGCAGTTTGAGTCATTAGAAAAGGTTCTCGCAAAAACTCGTACTTATGCCCCTGAACTCGTTGCACAGTGCGATCGCCCCGCGAAGGCTTATCAACTCAAATCGCTGGCGCGAAGTGCGATTCGGATGCACTCGGGAACAGTCGCGGTAAATTTGATGCATCAAGCTTTGGTTACTCATTGGAGTATTTGGAAAGAACCTCGTCGTACGCTGATGACTTTAGTTGCTGCGTATTTGTTGTGGTTTCTACCGCAATCTTTTTATCACCAGATTGAAACTATTGCGCAACGCATGATCGGAACTGTGCAAAAATACCGCATTCGACACGCGAGACCATCTATATAA
- a CDS encoding glycosyltransferase family 2 protein: protein MKKVTVIVPVYKVEKYIATAVASVVAQTYQNWELLIVDDGSPDASVAICQQFNDPRIQIIHQANRGVSAARNTGIRHAQGEIIAFLDGDDVWLPQKLEKHLAHLESSPSVGVSFCRSAFIDESGGLLGIYQLSQLKAIAPSYILYRNPIGNGSAPVIRREVLEAIKYSDAQHDCYFDEQLHHIEDIECWLRIALQTSWQIEGIPEALTLYRVNSTGASTNELEQLKSLEKVLAKTRSYAPEFIAQWERPAKAYQLRFLARRAIRVQATSKAVRLVHQAIATHWRILFEEPRRTLLTLAAAYSLWFLPDSIHKKIEAIALRMTANSQKRRIHQEQSRQLA from the coding sequence ATGAAAAAAGTAACAGTGATCGTACCGGTGTACAAAGTCGAGAAGTATATCGCTACAGCAGTAGCATCGGTGGTAGCACAAACATATCAAAACTGGGAATTGTTAATAGTCGATGATGGTTCACCGGATGCGAGTGTGGCGATTTGTCAGCAGTTTAACGATCCGAGAATTCAGATTATTCACCAAGCAAATCGTGGCGTATCCGCAGCACGCAACACTGGAATTCGTCATGCGCAAGGTGAGATTATCGCGTTTTTAGATGGCGATGACGTGTGGCTGCCACAAAAGCTAGAAAAACATCTGGCGCATCTGGAATCATCCCCCAGTGTGGGTGTGAGCTTTTGTCGCTCGGCTTTTATTGATGAATCGGGAGGATTATTAGGAATTTATCAGTTATCGCAGCTAAAAGCGATCGCACCATCGTACATACTTTATCGCAATCCCATCGGTAACGGCTCGGCTCCGGTAATTCGGCGTGAAGTTTTAGAAGCGATTAAATATTCAGATGCTCAACATGACTGTTATTTTGACGAGCAACTGCATCATATTGAGGATATTGAATGTTGGCTGCGCATTGCACTTCAAACGTCTTGGCAAATTGAAGGAATTCCCGAAGCGCTCACATTATATCGCGTCAATTCAACAGGAGCTTCTACCAATGAATTGGAACAACTAAAGTCGTTAGAAAAGGTACTAGCAAAGACGCGAAGCTACGCCCCAGAATTTATTGCACAGTGGGAGCGTCCTGCGAAGGCTTATCAGTTGAGGTTTTTAGCTCGTAGAGCAATCCGCGTACAAGCTACATCAAAAGCTGTACGACTTGTGCATCAAGCGATCGCGACTCATTGGCGAATCTTATTTGAAGAACCACGTCGGACACTTTTAACCTTAGCAGCAGCTTACTCGCTGTGGTTTCTCCCTGACTCAATCCACAAAAAAATCGAAGCTATTGCTTTAAGAATGACAGCAAACAGTCAAAAGCGTCGCATTCATCAAGAGCAATCTAGACAATTGGCATAG
- a CDS encoding YjdF family protein: MKLTILFNGQFWEGVVEINYEGCFKAGRHIFGSEPKDPEVLNFVIHSALRILENTTSSIELNVCEEKKVNPKRLAREVAKESVRGVSTMAQEVIQRELETRKKEKKVVSKAQKEAEKEQKRLLAQQKAKARHRGKG, from the coding sequence TTGAAGCTGACAATTTTATTTAACGGTCAATTTTGGGAAGGCGTAGTTGAAATAAACTACGAAGGTTGTTTTAAAGCCGGAAGACATATATTTGGTTCAGAACCTAAAGATCCTGAAGTTTTGAACTTTGTAATCCATTCCGCACTGAGAATTTTAGAAAATACCACTTCTTCAATAGAATTAAATGTATGTGAAGAAAAGAAAGTTAATCCTAAGCGTCTTGCAAGAGAAGTTGCCAAAGAGTCTGTCAGAGGCGTGTCTACAATGGCACAGGAGGTAATTCAACGCGAGTTAGAAACTCGAAAAAAGGAAAAGAAAGTGGTTTCTAAAGCTCAGAAAGAAGCCGAAAAAGAGCAAAAACGTTTACTTGCGCAGCAAAAAGCAAAAGCAAGACATCGTGGTAAAGGTTAA
- a CDS encoding tetratricopeptide repeat protein, with product MIENELMNLARNHEYEKILNQYQEYAIASIAEVADFLRTEDVYKVATKLYQHLLKHQQTADFHYGIGQCYGKTYDYATSLHHLEQAFTTNRSEGANYYAYVLERNFLMDRAYEWYQKALQNGYGEDLWTLSHYAYFLEKYNRIEVAEQVYNEVLTKNPAYTWAVKRYAVFLLKQNEPTRSMQLMQDALQKFPNNPFVKLNYLEYLIIRGMLEEYNEYCQNLNYEDLVLPFQILIDLFDYYCNFLLQGKTDNVKVNSFEDKVKKYKDGIHRDFDDLTDLLTFKNGDLVAWRRLIDALLI from the coding sequence ATGATAGAAAACGAGTTGATGAATCTTGCTCGAAATCATGAGTATGAAAAGATTCTTAACCAATATCAAGAATATGCGATCGCATCAATTGCTGAAGTTGCAGATTTTTTACGTACAGAAGATGTCTACAAAGTAGCAACCAAACTCTATCAACACTTGCTGAAGCACCAACAAACAGCAGACTTTCATTACGGAATTGGTCAATGCTATGGTAAAACTTACGACTACGCAACCTCGCTGCATCATCTTGAACAAGCATTTACCACAAATCGAAGTGAAGGAGCCAACTACTACGCTTACGTTTTAGAGCGAAACTTTCTGATGGATCGCGCTTATGAGTGGTATCAAAAAGCTTTACAGAATGGTTATGGTGAGGACTTGTGGACACTCTCGCATTATGCTTATTTCTTAGAAAAGTACAACCGTATAGAAGTAGCAGAACAAGTTTACAATGAGGTTTTGACTAAAAATCCTGCTTACACTTGGGCAGTGAAACGGTACGCAGTTTTCTTATTAAAGCAAAATGAACCTACTCGGTCGATGCAGCTTATGCAAGATGCATTACAGAAATTTCCTAACAATCCTTTTGTCAAACTCAACTATTTAGAATATCTGATCATTCGAGGAATGCTAGAGGAATACAACGAGTATTGTCAAAACCTAAACTATGAAGACTTAGTCCTTCCCTTCCAAATACTGATAGATTTATTTGACTATTATTGCAATTTTTTGCTTCAGGGTAAGACAGATAATGTAAAAGTAAATTCTTTCGAAGATAAAGTTAAAAAGTATAAGGATGGAATTCATCGAGATTTTGATGATTTGACTGATCTTCTTACATTTAAAAATGGCGATCTCGTAGCGTGGAGACGATTAATCGATGCATTATTAATTTAG
- a CDS encoding NACHT domain-containing protein, whose protein sequence is MKVQAGRSLRASPEGLNRANRAMLMFATKLDLADELEVSRSTVQKFFAGKPVGRENFHKICQRLELPWQDVAELETWEEETADLREEVEFAQIALTNFSSRCDIDIAVQEVRNKLRTAIEQRYGLMRVLDMSQPVELNNIYTKINLLKKITGRRRLELADLLKVCVPEEFERPNLGEVTQSSISGLEALQEHTKLVILGKPGAGKTTFLKHIALQCINGKLQANRVPILIALKDFAETPEQPSLLEYIAEQFTTCGIIDSAITTQILINGRALVLLDGLDEVQEKDCYRVVQEIRNFVAKFLHCHFVLTCRIATREYTFEEFTEVEIADFDAEQIASFAYNWFASHEESTNFLQKLQQNATIREIATNPLLLTLTCLVFAETSSFPTNRTQFYKEGINLLLKKWDAKRNIEREQVYKNLSVKHKEDLLSQIAFQTFEQGEYFFRQQELEQYIADYIRSLPTSVTATQAFQLDSEVILKSIEAQHGLLVERARGIYSFSHLTFHEYFTAQKIVDNPNPDALERGLRQLVSHSTQKRWREVFLFSASMLRNADYLLLLMKQHVDQLLATDDQLQAFLTWVSQKARSMCLQKLVLARAFYFDLDVSRTSNLFSSTLDLSRALEPTMTRKINDELALDLALDRTLALNHVIKDTPKRILTFKRVLERAINRASIVDPKLEQELEQLKSQVFGSLNESEFDLWWEANGNSWIEQLKVISISYRDFGYDWQFSRQQMEILKQYYDANQLLIDCLNDSCYLSNRVRQEIQDNLLLPLTEIKALSLWHKTAFQAS, encoded by the coding sequence ATGAAAGTACAGGCAGGGCGATCGCTAAGAGCATCACCGGAAGGACTTAACCGCGCCAATCGGGCTATGTTGATGTTTGCAACCAAACTTGACTTGGCAGATGAGTTAGAAGTCTCGCGCTCGACAGTGCAAAAGTTCTTTGCTGGCAAACCAGTAGGGCGAGAAAACTTTCATAAAATCTGTCAAAGGTTGGAATTACCTTGGCAAGATGTTGCTGAACTAGAAACCTGGGAGGAAGAAACTGCGGACTTAAGAGAGGAAGTTGAATTTGCTCAGATAGCGTTAACTAACTTCAGTAGCCGGTGTGACATAGATATAGCAGTACAAGAGGTACGCAACAAACTACGTACCGCAATTGAACAAAGGTACGGGCTAATGCGAGTACTAGATATGTCTCAGCCCGTTGAATTAAACAACATTTATACCAAAATTAACCTACTCAAAAAAATTACGGGGCGACGCCGACTAGAACTCGCCGATTTACTCAAAGTTTGCGTTCCAGAGGAATTTGAGCGTCCAAACTTAGGGGAAGTGACTCAAAGCTCAATATCAGGTTTAGAAGCACTCCAAGAGCATACCAAGTTAGTCATATTGGGTAAACCAGGTGCAGGTAAAACGACTTTTTTGAAGCACATTGCTTTACAATGCATCAACGGAAAGCTACAAGCCAATCGAGTCCCCATCCTAATCGCGCTCAAAGACTTTGCAGAAACACCCGAACAGCCAAGCTTGCTTGAGTACATAGCCGAGCAGTTTACCACCTGTGGAATTATAGATAGCGCGATCACAACTCAAATATTAATTAATGGTAGGGCGCTCGTCTTACTCGATGGACTTGACGAGGTCCAGGAGAAAGATTGCTATCGCGTTGTTCAAGAAATCCGAAATTTTGTAGCGAAGTTTCTTCATTGCCATTTTGTCTTGACTTGTCGAATTGCAACCCGCGAATATACCTTTGAAGAGTTTACTGAGGTAGAAATTGCTGACTTTGATGCAGAGCAAATCGCCAGTTTTGCTTACAACTGGTTTGCTTCGCACGAGGAAAGTACAAATTTTCTACAAAAGCTCCAACAAAACGCTACAATCCGCGAAATCGCGACTAATCCGTTATTACTAACGCTAACATGTCTAGTATTTGCAGAAACATCGAGTTTTCCTACTAATCGCACGCAGTTCTACAAAGAAGGAATTAATCTACTGCTCAAAAAATGGGATGCTAAGCGTAACATTGAACGCGAGCAAGTCTACAAAAACTTGTCAGTGAAACACAAGGAAGATCTACTTAGCCAAATCGCTTTTCAGACGTTTGAACAAGGTGAATACTTCTTCCGTCAGCAAGAGTTAGAACAGTACATTGCTGATTATATTCGTAGCTTACCGACTAGCGTCACGGCAACTCAAGCATTCCAACTCGATAGCGAAGTCATTCTCAAATCAATCGAAGCTCAACATGGGTTGTTAGTGGAACGCGCTAGGGGAATTTATTCGTTTTCACACTTGACATTTCATGAGTATTTCACAGCGCAGAAAATTGTTGACAATCCCAATCCTGATGCTTTAGAGCGAGGGTTACGACAACTGGTTAGTCATAGCACACAGAAGCGCTGGCGAGAAGTATTTTTGTTTAGCGCTAGTATGCTACGAAATGCTGACTATCTGCTGCTGTTAATGAAGCAACATGTCGATCAACTCCTAGCAACAGATGATCAATTACAAGCGTTTCTCACTTGGGTTAGCCAAAAAGCTCGTAGTATGTGTTTACAAAAGTTGGTACTCGCACGAGCTTTCTATTTTGACCTTGACGTATCACGAACTTCTAATCTATTCAGTAGTACTTTAGATTTATCGCGTGCGCTTGAGCCGACAATGACTCGTAAAATAAATGACGAGCTTGCACTTGACCTGGCGCTTGATCGGACACTGGCGCTTAATCATGTCATTAAAGATACTCCCAAGCGCATCCTGACTTTCAAGCGTGTTCTTGAACGAGCAATCAACCGTGCTAGTATTGTCGATCCTAAGCTTGAGCAAGAATTGGAACAACTCAAATCACAAGTATTCGGCTCACTTAACGAGAGTGAATTTGACCTGTGGTGGGAAGCTAACGGTAATTCTTGGATAGAACAATTAAAGGTCATCTCTATTTCCTACCGCGATTTTGGTTACGATTGGCAGTTTAGCCGTCAGCAGATGGAAATACTTAAACAATACTACGATGCCAACCAATTATTGATAGATTGTCTGAACGATAGCTGTTATCTCAGCAATCGAGTGCGGCAAGAAATTCAAGACAATTTGTTACTACCACTTACCGAAATTAAAGCATTGTCACTTTGGCACAAAACTGCTTTTCAAGCAAGTTAA
- a CDS encoding methylenetetrahydrofolate reductase: MIAVNRLKTLLNAGYFVVSAELTPPRHYKIKPLISKAEKIADYVDVVHLNDNALSQARLSNVVAAHLIQQIGIEPVVQLTLRHKNRIALQSDLLGLAALGIRNVMILGGYPCSIGSDPEAKEANDISAIDAIAAIHNLTTYGKMFNGDAIAPAPDFYIGTIALPYATPDKLDESMALLEAKIARGARYIQLQATFDLTAMQQWMAEVVKRGLHQRVHFIGAVFPFSSWKGLEFLQKMPGFYIPNEVVERIRRGDCKSESLKITLELIEGMQAIEGIRGIHLRLIGSSDCSQIVQLAGLRQFA; the protein is encoded by the coding sequence ATGATTGCTGTAAATAGGTTAAAAACATTGTTAAATGCTGGTTATTTTGTTGTGTCAGCTGAGTTAACACCACCGCGACATTACAAAATAAAGCCATTAATTAGCAAAGCAGAAAAAATTGCTGATTATGTAGATGTAGTGCATTTAAATGACAACGCGCTGTCACAAGCACGGTTATCTAATGTTGTAGCCGCACATTTAATTCAGCAAATAGGAATTGAACCTGTTGTGCAGCTTACACTACGTCATAAAAATCGAATTGCTTTGCAGAGTGACTTATTAGGGCTAGCGGCACTGGGAATTCGCAACGTGATGATTTTAGGAGGCTATCCCTGTTCAATTGGTAGCGATCCAGAAGCAAAGGAGGCAAATGATATATCTGCAATTGATGCGATCGCCGCAATCCACAACTTAACAACCTATGGAAAAATGTTTAATGGAGACGCGATCGCGCCCGCACCTGACTTTTATATCGGAACCATCGCCCTTCCCTATGCCACGCCGGATAAATTGGATGAGAGTATGGCGCTTTTGGAGGCAAAAATTGCTCGCGGCGCACGTTACATTCAACTACAAGCAACTTTCGATCTAACTGCAATGCAGCAATGGATGGCAGAAGTTGTGAAACGAGGGTTGCATCAGCGAGTTCATTTTATTGGAGCAGTCTTTCCTTTTAGTAGCTGGAAAGGACTTGAGTTTTTACAGAAAATGCCAGGCTTCTACATTCCTAATGAAGTTGTCGAGCGCATCCGCAGGGGTGATTGTAAGTCAGAAAGCCTAAAAATTACTTTAGAGCTAATTGAAGGTATGCAAGCAATCGAAGGCATTCGCGGCATTCATTTACGATTGATTGGTTCGAGTGATTGTTCTCAAATTGTCCAGTTAGCAGGGTTACGGCAATTCGCTTAG